The window CGAATGAGGGCGGCCATGTGCATATTAGGGAGCGCATACGGAGCCACAGGGTCTGGAGTACATTCGGCGCCCCATACAAAATGGCAGCTATCTGCAACGGGGACGCTTGTACCGAATACTTTGAGCTCTGACCCCTCGTGCTTTGTACCTCGTGCTTTGTATGTGCGTCGTGCTTGAACTAACTTGCCTCGCGCTACGTAACCTTCGCTGGGCCCGGAACTATAGTTTTTCCCGACACACCGTGTTAGCTCCAACCATCTCCAGAATCTGTTAAGAGCTTCCAGTTTTGTGGAGAGAGGGACAAATCTGAGCAACGAAGCGGGCACAATCCTCGACGCGACCCGGCACGATTTCCTTCCTTCGCCCGAGTACCAGTGCGATGGCTCGATAGTCTTCACGAACCCACCATCAAAATCCTCGTCGGCGGCGCACCAATGCCCGTGCGGTCCTCGGCGCAATGCCGGCCTGCAATCCCGCAGAGGGCTTCTGCTGTCTGGATCACAGACTCAGTGCTTCGCCAGGCCATTGAGCACTATCACCGCCAATTCGCCGTTCCCGCCTCATGTCGGCTGCTCAGTTCGCACTCGGGGCCGCTTGAGAGCCGCCGTCGCCAGCTCGGCAAGCGCAATATGACGGGAATCATGCCCTCGTCTTCGACCTATACCCCGCTATGGCATTTTGACGTTGCCTGGATCCCCAGCGAGTGGAAATGGGAACCGCCAACTACAGTGGAGGagcgaaagagaaagaagcagaacATGAGCCCCTCGGCCCTCTTCGACAACCTTATCTCGTGGCTAGAGAAATCTGATGGTGATAAACCATTCATTCAGCCACCGGCGGCGGATATCACTGTCTCCAACATGTCGAACATGTCcgcaggagaagcagcagctgtcgAACCTCCATATCACGATATCCCCATGCCAGCAGAGTTACCACAAGAATTGGTAGTATTACGAGCCTGTATTGCCACTTTAGAGACGATAAACAGCGTGGCGTTGGATCGTTTACGGAGAGCGTTTCGGCGTGATTATTTGCGTAGGATGGAGGAAGCACTTATTTCTGTTGAGGGACTACGTCTGGCGATGGAGCCCCTTGACCAAGccacaaaggaaaaaatatcTGACCCGAGGATGGCAAATTGGCTTATTGCTAGGATTCGCCGCAGCCTTCTGACTGGCCTTGATGTTGCTCAAACGAAAAATTATGACGATGCCGCTATGCGGGAGCTTTGGACGACGTTTGCCACTGTGATTTGTTCTTCAGGAGGCAGCTACCAGAATGTTAGGCTTTTCAAACGAATGTTAAGCTTGATGCCAGACTCGATCAAGATCCACATCACTACAGATCAAATATTCAACTTGACACGGTCCTTTCTGGTAGCTCAGGCCGGTAGCAGCAATCTTTCTACACACTGGATAGCCACGGCGGCTCAATTTGGAGAAGCTCTTTCAATGCTGCATCCTGCACAATTGCAAAGTTTGGACAGCGATATCCATACTCTCTTTTCACAGCAGAAAATTAGCGAAGACGGAGACCGAAGACTGTTATTTTCATGGTTAATTGCCAAGGCTTACAATCCAAACACAATCAACCAAGAGTTTATTCAATCTTATCGGGATCTCACTGCATCCCGTGAAATTGATCTCCGCCACCTCCAGCTATGGCAGCTCATTGTCGCCCGATTAAAATCAACAAGAGTCATTGAAGCCAATGTTCACTCCGAGCTTACACGAACCGAATACACCTCCCTATCACAGCGATGGATAGCTTTGTTCTCTGCGGTCCACAGCCTTCCCAACGCAAGCAGCATCTTAACAGGGCTTCTCAATTTCTTCAAGGATATCGGCCAAATCGACGCCCTCATCAGCGCACTATCGTCGCTTCCCATCTCCCGCGTATCTATCGACTCCGTTCGCACAATAGCCACAGTATGCGACGACCATAAGCTCGCCTTACGGCTCTACGGAACCCTCCGATCACGACTAGGCCAGGGCGCGCAAATCACATCGTGGGGGTGGGAAGCATGGGTCCCATATCTAGAACGAATCATCAAAGATCCCGAAATCACACGGCCGGTACACTGGGAAGTCCTCGACCTGCCCCGACTGGCGGCAGCCTCGCGCAAAGCGACTGCAGATCCGGAGGAAATCGCCCGCGAGATCCAGGCCAAGATGGCCCTGCTCGACAAAATGGGCCAGTGGTACATGGAGGCCGCGCACCTCAACGACCGCCAGGTGCTCCGACGTCTGCAGCGGTGCGCAAGCGTCCAGCGAGCGCTAACAAGGAGCGTCTCGTCGCAGGTGCTCGCACAGGTGACGGAGGTAGTCACGCGAGACCTGCAAAGGGGCCAATGGGGCAGGACGACGTGGCTGCAGTGGCTGCTGGGGATGGTCGCTCAGAAACATGGCGACGAGCACGCCAGTGACGTCTTGAAGACGATCaagggatggagatggatgatTGACCGTCACCAgggccctgctgctgctgctgctgctgttgctcccAAGCACGAGTCCTGGGACGCGTGACGAAATACTTGTTAGCCACTAGTCTCCTGCACGTGGAAGTATACCTATGTAAGGGTAGTAGGCAGTAGTAGTTAATATACCAATAGATGAATCAAGGTAAACGATCCTCTGAACATGAAAAGTGACTGGGCAGTGATATTGGGCATAGAGATCATGGAGGGCACAGATTAGATGAGTCAAATGCCCAATAGTGGATAGAGGTGAAGGCATCGACGCCCAAACGCGACGCAGACTTGCACAACCTCTCGCCTCCGCGCATTATTATTGGTGGTGCTACCACGTTCCAGGCCACTTCTTTCAGACCTGCAGGACACTACTAGCCGTAGCAGTAATTTTAAACGGTCAGAGGGCATTGGCCCCTGCGTACTACACCATCTTCACGATTGGACAGGGTGGTTCAAGATGCATCTCAGTGGAGATTTCTAGTTCATCCAGTCGTAAATCTAGGGCacagtagtagtaatagtagtgGTCGTGTGCAAAGCAAGCGACAAAACACAAATGAAATGAAAGGAGACGTAAAAAGAGCATTTATGAGACGTAAAAAGGTTCATGTAAACATTGCATAGAATAAAAAGGAACACACACTCGCGTTCTCGCATCAACAAAGCCAATAATTAAGTACAAGCTCTGAGGTGTATCAGGAAGTTTCATAATCCGTCAACCCAAagagattaaaaaaaaaaaaggtaaaaataaataaagaggtTCGCTGTAGCAAGAACGAAAATTTCCAATGGATATCGTATCATCAAACCATGTATAAACAGGTTGCTTTGCTTTCCCGCATTTTGCCCGGTATAGAAAATtagaagaaagaacaaagaaatTCATCACTGTACTTAACAGGAAAATCCAAAAGACATAATCCAAAAAGCCGTCATAAACAGAGATATGTACGCAAtgcaaaacaagaaaaagaaaaaaacaaaaacaccaTCGCTCAACTTTTTTCTCAAATCTTTATGAGTTTAGtgtaagaaaataaaaagaataaaagaaaaaggccatCATAAATAGTGTAGTCATAAATCCCTCCTTAGATTGCATTCGCCTGTCTGGTATCGGGCGAGTTGGTGCCACCGCTCAGGCGGCCTGTGCCCGTAGAAGCTCTCCCCCCGTCAGATGGCGTGGGTTGGCGCGTGAGCTTGCTGCGAGCAATTAAGACCTGAGCAGGGCAGATCACAATCTCCTCATCGTTGGAGCCGTCATCATCCCCCTTCTTGACAACGAGAGGGAAGAGGACAACGCGCACAATGGCGCCGCGGGCCTCGAGCTCTTCATTGGTAAGCTTCAATGTTCCACTCCGCTCACTCATCATGGACGCATTAAATTGGACAGTTTGTACAAGCTCGCCGTCTGCATCGTATTCAGGCTGGAGGGGCGGCAGCATCATGTACTCGGCCTTTTGTGTCCGCATCTCAATTGAGAGGTGGACGGCCTCGTGCATGACCCTGCGCAGTTGGGCTTGGATCTGGCCCTCCAGGTTAGACGGCGGCGGGAGGACCTTGCATAGGGTCTGATAGATAGCCTGGACGACAGCCTCCGTGTCCAGGTCTCGTTGCCTCTTGAATGAGTCACGCTTGGAGAGCAACGTAAGGGTAACGGCACGCCATTGGCGTACAGCTTGGGGTGGGCCAACCTCGGTCAGCAGCTTTTCCAGAGATTTGAgtttctgccgctgctctcgGTCCATTCCGAACAGGTACCGAGTAAAGACAAACTCCCAGATCATGTTCATAGTCATGGACATGAAGATGTCACGCCGCCTGACTCTGTCATTGAGATATCTATCGACGTCAGAGCCATCTAAGACAGCATTGTCAAGCCGGTCGATGATCTTCTCATCGTTGATCTCGTTAGTCAGGCGACAGGCTCGCATATCTGAGAATTTGGAAAAGCGAAGAACCCATTGCTGAACGTGGGAACATAGTTGTTGGCAGCGATGGTCAAAGTAATCTTCGTCTTTGATGTTGAGGAACTGCACATCGGCAGCCTTGGATTCGAGGATCTGGCGCTGCAATTCACGGATCCTCTCTTTGGCGGCATCCAGCTTGGTCGTCAAGTCGGCGATCTGGGCATCCTTCTCGTGCAGAGCCTGCATGAGGGCAGCCTCGTTGCCATCACGGTCGGCGTAGACCTGTAGATCCGCATAGCGGCTGTTGTCCTTGTTGGCCAACTCGGCGTTGGCGCTGGTGAGGCCCTCATTGACCTCGGTCAGGCGAGATACCTCGCTCTTGAGGAACTTGAGTCTCTGATTGAGAGCCTCAATCTGCGTGTCCCGGTCGGAAAGAGCGGTGACAACACGGTGGCTTAGGTGCTGTTCGGAGCTGTGACGGGCGTCGGAGAGCAGACGGTTCTCTGCTATGAGCTGCTCGACCCTGGCCTCGAGCTCGAGGACTTGCATACTCTGGCGTCGACGCATGCTGTGTGGCCTTGTTGGAGATCGTGGCGAGCCAAATTGGCCCTCGCCCAGCCCATCCTAGAAAAAAGCCCAATGTGTTAGAAACGGTGGAGCGACGCCGACGAGCTGATGCGACGCGGACAGGGGACAataacaaaacaaagaaacaaaggctaaggaataataataagcagTACAAAAACAAGTCAGGCAGCCCGCAAATGACCACGACTCGACATGCAAGCACTTCGGCAAACGCAGACAGACAGGCAATCAGAGAAAAGCCCAGATGCTGAGGAATGCAGAGCTTCGCAGCGGCCGGGCGGAGCTTGGCTGGGGGGGTGGAAAAATCACGAGGTTGGGCGGTGAAGCTGAGTGGCTGGGAgctgagaaaaaaacagcagAAAACCAGCCCAGACGGGCCCATGCAGGCGGCGGTGGGTCGGGTCATCTGCGGGCACACATCATGTGACGAGACCGCCAGGAGAGTCGTTTGCACTCACAAATACATCGGTCTTGTCCTTGGCTCGCACGCGGCCCTCGTTGGCAACCGGCGCCTCGGACGGCGGAGCAATGGTCGTGCTGCTGGTGTTTTGCTGGCGCAGCGATCGCAGGTCGCCGCCGCGCTTGTCTGCCCGCCTCAGTAGCGGCGGCGTCGGGATGGACGACGATCGCACTGTGCTGCCGCTGACGGCGTCGGCCTGGTGCGAGATTTTCAGCCGTTCAGGGGTCCGCTGGCGCACCGCGCCGCTATTGGGCGGGGACTGTGGCGCTGAGCCGCCATTGCTGGGGTCAGCCCGCGCTGGGTCTGGCTGCTGTCGTGTGGCGGACGGGATCTGGCTGTCAGAGACGCTTCGTGGCTGCTGTTCGATCGATATCGACGACCTCAGCGCTGGGGACGCTGGGCGCTGCAGTCCTGGCGCAATCTGCGCACTAACTGCTCGTCGTAGGCTTCGCAGCGGGCCTGCCACCGGTGGTGACGGGCCCGTCACCGGTGATATGCTGAAAGAGGTCGCTGCGCGTCTCAGCATCGGAGGAGTGTCGGATCGATCCGACAATGAGGGTATTGGCGATATTGTCGAAAGTCGTCGTGGTGCGATGCCCATTCCGGCGATGGCTCCGTAGCCTTTCCTGGTAGGACTGGATCTCCCCGTCGGAGTTTCCGGTCGTGTTCCTGTTCCCGTCAAcactctttctcttgttccCGGTATTGTCTTCCTTTCCGAGTCTTGAGCCGCATCTCGTAGCGATGTTTCCCCTAGTCTTTGGCCTCCCAACGTAGACCGTCGTAGGCGCCTCTTCAAGGGTCGATCCGGTGCCCTGTTTACAGGCTCGGGAGTCTTGAGCTTTGCTATGGCTGCCTCTATCCAATCTCCGTCAACTCCACTATCAcgcatcttctcttcatcctctccaATGGGTATCGTGCTTGTGCTGTGTCTCCTTGATCGGCTTGGAAGGCTTCCTGAAAAGCCACTGTCTCTGTAGAAGCCAACTTCCGAAGCTGTGGCTTCCGCCTCCGCCTCCGGCTCTGGCAGCTCCTCAACTGAAGGCAAAGTTCGTGGGGGCGACAGCCTATAGTCAGATGTTTCGTAGTCAGAGAACTCAGACAATTCCATCGGGGGAAGCACTGATATTTCCGATGCATTCGCCTCCCGGAGAAGCCCACCGATAGGATCCCCCACTTGGGAACTCCGCCGAAGCAGCTCAAAGGGCCCAAGAGACTCTAAGAGCTCTGTTGCTTCCTCTATATCTGCACTCCCGACACGCTCTCCTTTAAATGCATCTCTTCTGCGCAACTTCTTCCCCACCACAAACTCAGGACTTGTAACTTCCACAATACTTTCACTTCTCTTTGGTGTAGTAGGCCTAATAGGTTGAGATTGACGTTTCTTACGCTTGTTAGGAGTCGTGGGGCCGTTGCCACTTTCCAAGAAATCGTCAATCGTTTGTACTTGATTTATTTGCCAGCTCCTCTCGTCACCGCTTTTCCGAGGAGCTGGATTCCCTAAAAAAGACTGGTCTTTAGGGTCTTCTTTGTCTGAGGGTATGGGGTCTCTGTCTGGAGGTATAGGGTCTTTATCTCTGTCCCTTGTTGGTTTCTTCTTGGCACCACCAAACCGTTCAGCCATGAGAGAGACGCTTCCGCTGATCCCTGTGAACCAAGGCCGGTTGGACCCTTGGCTAGATGCTGAACTTGGTCGAATGCCCCTCTCCATTGATGATCCGGGGCTAGGAACGGAAGGATCTTGATCTTGCTTTTCACCATGCTCTTCTGGAGAAGGCTCAGCACCATTGTCAATATTCGCAGCATTGTCTGGAACATTGCCGGGGCTTATCTGCTGCTCTGTTTGGCTGTTCCTTCGCTGTGGCGTAGAAATATTTGCAGGCTCGTCAACGAGGGGTGCATCTTCAATCACCTGGCCTTCTGGAAGCTCTTCTTGCGATTGCGTAGCAGATCCGTGCTTCTTGTTAGAAGATTTGCCCCATTTATTCGTAAAGAGGTCCCATGGATTTTCCGATTCATCCTCTAAAGAGACAGGGTCAGCTGTTGAGGGTACATCTCGATTTTCTGATTCAGGCTCGTTTACTGGCTTGGAATCGGCATTCGCAGGTTCTTCCGACACAACCTCTTCAGGAATGGGGGTTAGATTTAGCAGAGATGCATCGCCATTATCAGCATTTTCATCTTGCTGGGAAGTTGATGGCTTGGCTGATTCAGGAATCTTACCCTCGGCTGAATCAGAACCCACAAGCTCGCGAGGCTCAGACTCTACCTTCTCTGAGGCTTCAGGTAGAGCAGTGGCTGGTTCTGAGACACTGATCTCGACGGGAGGTGGGGGCGCTTCTCTTTGAGGAGGGGGTGGAGGTGCTTCTCTCTCAGGGTGTGGTGGGGGAGGATTGTTGGTATCATCACCCTGTCCCTTTGGCTCACCCAAGCTGTTcagcgaggatgatggctCACTTCCTGCCGTCGACTTCTTACGCTTATGCTTgtgtttctgcttcttcttcttctttttctttttcggtCGAACAGCCCGGTGGGCATGTTGCTCTGCGTACGGAACAGCTGTTACCTCGAAGCCAGTAAGGCTTGATGTAGACTCACTATGCCTCGGATATCTGGACCGTCTTACCCCCCCTCGTAGTGATGCAGTATCAGAAATGATAGTTGAAGTATCGTTGTCGTCGgagtcgtcatcatcatcatcatcactgtCTCCGTACTCACTTGCTGATGTCTCTCCATAATCAGGCTCAGGTGGGGCCAAGAGGAATGTGCTTTTACGAGGCGGCACTTCATGTCTATATGATGAAGAAGGTCGTTGGGGTACAGGGTCGAGAGGGTCAATGGATTCTTCTGTGAGTTCCTGGGAAACCTCTTCTGCGGGCTCGGTTGGCAAAGTAACTTCGAGTTCAAGGGGATTGACCAGCCCTGTAGACGGTTGTTTTTCAGTTAGCTGACTGATGGCTTCAGCAGACGGCAATTGCTCAAGCTCCGCAACAGGTTCAGCTGCATCCTTCTGCGAAATTAGATCCACGATAATTTCCTCTGTTGTGATGTTTTCCTGGGTAGCCTCATCCACTTGGGGAATAGCCTCTGAAGTGGGCAAGTGAAGTTCCCTAGACTCAGATTCGTGCTTATTCTCATCAGAAGTCTCAGCATAGGGGCCTTCCAATTGAGCCTCTACCAGAATCTCTGATGTACGCTCTTGCCGGCTCTCCTCTAGCGTGGGTTCTAATTGAACCTCCGGTGTAGATTCAGACTGATGCTCTTCGACTTGTGCTGACTCCGACTCAGGCTCCTCCAACCTTAATTCTCGCTCAGCTTCTTTTAGTGACGGAAGCTCAGCAGATGTTGATCCTGGCTGAAGGCCTTCAGACCTGGGTTCATCCTCAGTCACAGCTCGCTCCTCCGAGGATTTTTCTTCAATCAACCCCTTGTCAGCCGCTTCCGCATCTTCCACAGCTAGGTTGATCGGATTAGGAGCGTTGGGAATATCAGACTCAAAAATGTCTAGAGGGTGAGAGAGGATTTGCTCCTTGGAGGATTCCGCTTCAGGCAACCCCTTCTCGGCCGCTTCCACAACTTCCACATCTTCCACAGCGATGTTGATCGGATTAGGAACGTCAGGAATGTCAGATTCAAAAATATCTAGAGGATGAGAAAGTATTTTGCCAGGGAGTTCATCCTCCTTATTCAAGAGTGGAATATAACTGCCATCCACAGCAAGATCTGAATCTGTCAATGTGGTGTCAACCGTGTCATCCCTGACAGCCTCTGCCGGGGTCTCGATTTGGCTTAGGTTTTCAGCCACACTCTTTTCCTGACCGTCACTTGTAGGGTCAGTCACCTCTTTGTCCACCTGTGGCTTGCCCTTTTGAGCCTCCAAAGACTCTTCATCCTGAAGCTCACTGGCCTCCGTAGAAGCGTCCTTAGCTTTGAGAGCACGCTCAACCTCCTTGCTGGAATTTTCTGGCACAGTGCTTACAGGGGCAATAGCACCATCCTGGGCGAGGTCCGGGTGCTCAGGTTCTTCAGCTTGAGTGAGGCGCTGCAGTTCCATTTTCTCGTCCACGTTTGGTAACGCGGCTGGTGATGCCTCTATTTCAGCTTCCAGTGTAGGTTGTTCCAGTTCAGATGTCATTTTAGATTCTTGTGGAAAGCTGGTTTCCACTGAGGCGTCTAACGTATTAGTCGAATCAACAACTTCTACAGATTGCTCGGAATTGTCcgctttcccctcttccttctGTCCATCAAGATTTCCATGGTCGTTGTCCTCCGCCTCTGGCTTAGGCTCCCCTTCGTGCATTGATCGAGAGTCCTCGGCAGGCCCAGTTTCCAAAGGAATATCAGATTTAGCAGCCTCGACATCAGCCTCCCTTGATTGATCTCCAGCGTCATCAGTCACCAAGTCAGTATTCTCCTCCGGCAATTTCAACCCATCATTGTTGGCCTCTTGGTCCAGCTTTGGTTCTAGATCCAGTTTCTCATCGAATTCTTGAGGTGACATGGTCTCAGATTCTTTAAAGGGTATAgaatcttcatctttggcttCATGCTCCTCGGGGAGCGTCGAACCTAGCTCGTTTTTATCTTCCTGAGGCATTACGTCCAGTTCCAAACCAGGACTAGAGGGTTGTTCCACTGCCACATTATCTTGTGAGCTCTCCTCAGGTGCCACTTCAGCTGAGTCCGCATCAGGAGCCGAGTCATTAAGCACGATGCTTTCCGTGTCAGGCTGCTGTTCTTCCACTTCCCGGCTCTCATCTGCTGAAGCGAGTTCTCTTGTCTCCGGTACAGTGTCAGTCGGAGTTTGATGGTCAGTTTCGAGAGCTGGCGGTTCCACAGATTCATCCAGCGTAACCTCAGGCTCGAGGGCTTGCTCTATTAGCCCCAGGTCGGAGGTAGAAATTTCCTGTTTTTCCTCGTTcgtctcttcctctgcggGTGACTCAGCTTCCTTAAGATCAGGCCCTGGAAGACCAAGATCCGGGGTCTCCGTGGATCCTTGTTCGTTAATTCCCTTAGCCTCTTCAACAGGAGGAATAATATCTATGGCATCATTAGAGCGCTCCTTGTTTCCCTCAGCCTCGGCTTCGACTTCGTAGACAGCATCAAGTACAGCGGGCTCCGCTACAGCCTCCGCTGATTCGGCTTGCTCATCCGTTGGCAGCCGAGCAGACCCCTCTGGAATTACAAAACTCTCATCCATCTGCGTCGGCTCATAGCTAGTAGGAGACTGCTGTGTGGGGTACTCAGTAGGAGCATCGCCTTGCGTGAATAATGGCTCGGAAATGTCAGAGGCAAATGAGGGTAGCTGAGGAGCTCGATCAGCATCTTTGTCACCCACTGTCTCTGCTACCTCATCGAAAGATCGCGGCGAGCTCTCGTCCATCTTTGGCTCTACTGAGACGTCTTCTATTGCAGTTGCAGCTTCAGGCTGTTCAGAAGTGAGCTCCAAATCTTTGGTCTCCCCAGCATCCTGGGTGTCTAGTCCATCCCCCGTCTGATCAATCGCATAAATCGGTTTGTCCAAAGCAGGTTCTGGCATTGACTCAACATCCTCTCCCAGGCTCACTGGTTCGGATATCTCTGCAGGAGCTGACTCCTCCATTAAATCCTCCATCGTCTCCTCTAGTATAGGGGACAATTGATCGCTATAGATCGGAGTATCTTGTTCTGTTTGCTCGAAGTCATCGCTCTCAATAGCATTTGCGTCCTCGAGACCAGGCTCTTCCATAATTGTGGGTAGTTCCTGAAACGGAACTGACAATGTGTGTTCAAGCTCTTGATCGGCCACAATCTCTTCAGAATCTTGCTCTTTGATTTCATCTCCAGCCCATTCGCGGTCGACTGTAGGAGATTCGTCTAGTGGAACAGATGCTAGCTCATCAGCATGGGAAGCATGTGAGTCTTCAGCCTCTGGGGTAACAAGCTCTTCAGCTAGAGCAGGAGGTTCAACTGGCGTCTCCCCTTCGATTGGAAGCATTACATCGGCTACCGGAGCATCTCGATCTTCAACAAGAGCATCATGATGCTCTTGTCTAGCAGATTCACCGGCAAGCTCTTCAGAAGTTAACTGAGACTCCACATCAGCGGGATCTGATGCTTCATTTTGCATGGGAAGAAGAGTCTCAACTAGTTCTTCAACAGCAGTGGCCTTGTCTTCGACTAGAGAGCTCTCTCTTTCGCCTGTATGGTCAGAATGCGGAATTGGCTCGCTATCAGTAGCGGCCCACTTGACAAGCTGATCTACTTCCTCATTGGCATTCTCGACGGCATCAGATGGAATGTCCCGTCGCTCCTCGGCCTCTGCCAGTGTGGTGTTTTGAGGTTCAATGGATGCAGCGGCTTTTTGCGCCTTTTCAATTGTAGATTCTTCCGTAACCTCCCGTGAGATCTCTTCCAGAGCCTCAGGAGCAACAAAGTCTTTAGGAACCTCAAGAGTTGCCTCTTCAGTCACTTCTACCGCATCAGCAGGCGTAGGCTGGATTGAAGACTCAATGGCAGGCTCAGTCTCACTTTCAAGATCTGTAGCGAGTTTTCGAGTGTCACTGGGAGCGGTTTCGGTGATAGAATCCACGGCTGGTGCGGCAGAAGGCTCAGTAGAGTCGGTAGTAGGTAGAGCGGGGGTCTCGGTGgaggcttctgctgctgccaaggctgcggcggcggcggctgcagcggctgccgtcttgctcttcttcttcctctttctcttcttcttcttcttcttcttgtttttcttcttcttgtttttcttaGAGCCTGATGACACCACAGATACAGCCCCGAGAGTCTCGATAGACGCTGTCATATCACGAACCACGttaccatcttcatcaaaaCGTTTTATGATCTCCACACGCTCATgttcttcttcgtcctcctcctcctcgtcagaATCTTCAGAGTCTTCAGAACCTTCagaatcatcatcttcttcttctgattcctcctcttcctccgatTCATCTGAGTCTTCGATAACCGTAGATGCATCAGGCTTCTTAGGATATTCCTGCACAGGAGCTTCAGGGACCGAGTGAAGCGCCGCCTTGGGAATAGTACCGACAATGATTTCCTCAACTTC is drawn from Trichoderma asperellum chromosome 4, complete sequence and contains these coding sequences:
- a CDS encoding uncharacterized protein (EggNog:ENOG41) — protein: MPVRSSAQCRPAIPQRASAVWITDSVLRQAIEHYHRQFAVPASCRLLSSHSGPLESRRRQLGKRNMTGIMPSSSTYTPLWHFDVAWIPSEWKWEPPTTVEERKRKKQNMSPSALFDNLISWLEKSDGDKPFIQPPAADITVSNMSNMSAGEAAAVEPPYHDIPMPAELPQELVVLRACIATLETINSVALDRLRRAFRRDYLRRMEEALISVEGLRLAMEPLDQATKEKISDPRMANWLIARIRRSLLTGLDVAQTKNYDDAAMRELWTTFATVICSSGGSYQNVRLFKRMLSLMPDSIKIHITTDQIFNLTRSFLVAQAGSSNLSTHWIATAAQFGEALSMLHPAQLQSLDSDIHTLFSQQKISEDGDRRLLFSWLIAKAYNPNTINQEFIQSYRDLTASREIDLRHLQLWQLIVARLKSTRVIEANVHSELTRTEYTSLSQRWIALFSAVHSLPNASSILTGLLNFFKDIGQIDALISALSSLPISRVSIDSVRTIATVCDDHKLALRLYGTLRSRLGQGAQITSWGWEAWVPYLERIIKDPEITRPVHWEVLDLPRLAAASRKATADPEEIAREIQAKMALLDKMGQWYMEAAHLNDRQVLRRLQRCASVQRALTRSVSSQVLAQVTEVVTRDLQRGQWGRTTWLQWLLGMVAQKHGDEHASDVLKTIKGWRWMIDRHQGPAAAAAAVAPKHESWDA